The window CGCCACAAAGACGGTCTACGCGGCTTCCTCTGGCCCCGCCAACGCTACGCCTCTGATACGGAGCTCATCGACTATCGCGATCGACTGCGTGATGCACTCCACGGCTATTGTGCACCACAGCGAACCAAGCAGTAATCTTTCTTGCCACGTCGCAGCACCAAGAGGCGGCCATCGATCAGCAGATCCTTGGTGACGGTGATGGTCTCCCGTTGGGCGACGCCATTGAGATAGACACCGCCCTGACTCAACGTGCGTCGCAGTTCTGACCTTGAGACAAACAGGGGACTACGCGATATGAGTTCGATGAGATCGATGCCCTTCTCAAATTCAATCGCATCGATATTCATGGTCGGAGCCTCACCGAGCGCCTCCTCGAGCAGGTCCGGTTCCAACAGCTCAAGTTCTCCAACAAAGAGTGAACGGCTTGCCCGTTTGGCCCGCTCAGCCTCCTCCTGGCCGTGTACCAGCGTCACCAGCTCCGAGGCGAGGCGATGGTGAGGATCGCGCCGTTCGGGGTGTTCACGATGAGACTGATCAAGCTCGGCGATCTCCTCCTGATCGAGAAAGGTGAACTGCTTGAGGTAGGACATCACCATAGCGTCATCGGAGCGAACAAGAAACTGATAGAGCTGGTACGGCGAGGTCCGGTGAGGATCGAGCCAGATCGCTCCTCCAACCGATTTACCGAACTTCGTACCATCGGCCTTGGTGATTAACGGCCACGTCAAACCGAAGGCCTCACGTTGGTCCACCCTTCGAATCAGGTCGATCCCCGCTGTGATGTTTCCCCATTGATCAGAGCCACCCAGCTGCAGCGTACAATCAAAGCGCCGGCTGAGCTCCAGAAAGTCGATCGCCTGTAGCACCATGTAGCTGAATTCGGTGTAGGAGATCCCTTCGCTGCCAAGACGCGCCTTGACCGAATCCTTGGCCAACATGGTCGCAACAGAGAAGTGTTTACCATACTCACGGAGATAGTCGATCAGATTGAGGTCTTGGAGCCACTCACGGTTATCGACCAATACACCGGCTACCTCGCCAGAGAAGTCGACAAAACGTTCGAGCTGTAGGCGAATTGCCGCAGTGTTTTTGGTCAGTGTCTCGTCATCGAGAAGAGTCCGCTCCGTGGAGCGCCCGGAGGGATCGCCAATCATCCCAGTACCGCCACCCGCCACCATAATCGGACGATGACCAGCACGCTGGAATCTCCGCAACATGATGAGACCCAGCAGGTTGCCTAGGTGCAAGGAGTCAGCTGTCGGATCGAAACCGACGTAGAGCGAAAGGTGAGCTGAGTCCATGCGCTCGACGAGCCCCTCTGCGCTCATCTGGTTGATGAGTCCACGATATTGAAGGTCCTCGGACAGAGTCATGGGTTACGCTGCTCCTTTGCGAGTTGGTGATCGATCTGTGCGTAAAGACTACCGAGCGCCTCGTGACTAGCCGCCCGAGTCCCTTCGAGCACGGCGACAAGGAACTCACCGTTGCGAGCTCGTTGCACCAGCGCAGCCAGGGCCACGGCATCGGCAATCCTCGTCACCTCGAACCCCATTCCCTCGAGCACCGATGCTGGGCGCACGCGTGGTGGCGTCACAAAAAACTCCGTCTGGACATCAGCGGCGATGTTCGCAGCCGGTGGCACCTGATCGAAGATGAGCCCACCTTGGTTGTCAAGTACCACAATCAAGCCTCGGCTTGGGAGAGGCAGGTGAATGAGGGCGCTGACGTCATAGAGTGTAGCGAGATCACCAACGAGGAGTGCAGTGAGGCGTTGGGGCCGTGCGTGGGCGAACCCTAGATAACTCGAAAGTACTCCGTCAATCCCATTCGCTCCCCGGTTCATCGCCACCAACGGTGGATCGGAGTGATAGCCACGGAACTGATCAAGGTACCGAATCGGCATCGATGCGGAGGAAAATAGCGCTTCATCGCCTCCCAACAACCCATAGAGCGCGCGGGCGAGGGCGATCTCCGTAGCAGGATGGTCCTGTGCAAAGTTCTGCACCGAACGGTCAATACTCTGGTCGAGTGCAAGTAGCTGAACCCGTTCGGAGACGACTAGCGACCTCTCCATCGGTGCCAGGCTCTCTGTCAACACCGACTGAAGTGTCGACTCTACATCGGCCACATACCCAGCCGTCACAAAACGCCCCGGATCACGAACCACAAACCGATCACCAAGCGTCACCACGTCGCCTCCGGCCTCGACCACCCTTCGCAAGGCACTCATGGTGCTGCGAGCCAGTGGAAAATCGCCGATCACGACCACCACTTCCGGTGTGGGAGTGGATCCGCGGGTCAGTAGATCAAGGTGGATCACCGTTG is drawn from Ferrimicrobium sp. and contains these coding sequences:
- the tyrS gene encoding tyrosine--tRNA ligase; translation: MTLSEDLQYRGLINQMSAEGLVERMDSAHLSLYVGFDPTADSLHLGNLLGLIMLRRFQRAGHRPIMVAGGGTGMIGDPSGRSTERTLLDDETLTKNTAAIRLQLERFVDFSGEVAGVLVDNREWLQDLNLIDYLREYGKHFSVATMLAKDSVKARLGSEGISYTEFSYMVLQAIDFLELSRRFDCTLQLGGSDQWGNITAGIDLIRRVDQREAFGLTWPLITKADGTKFGKSVGGAIWLDPHRTSPYQLYQFLVRSDDAMVMSYLKQFTFLDQEEIAELDQSHREHPERRDPHHRLASELVTLVHGQEEAERAKRASRSLFVGELELLEPDLLEEALGEAPTMNIDAIEFEKGIDLIELISRSPLFVSRSELRRTLSQGGVYLNGVAQRETITVTKDLLIDGRLLVLRRGKKDYCLVRCGAQ
- the menD gene encoding 2-succinyl-5-enolpyruvyl-6-hydroxy-3-cyclohexene-1-carboxylic-acid synthase; the encoded protein is MKSSASAPHPPTSEPSGSNVRLFAILLDQLNRLGLHQVVLAPGSRSTPMAVALATAPLSVSVCLDERAAAFFACGLARRSGEPVMVVTTSGTASLELLPALAEASLSGLPLLLVTADRPTRLKGVSAPQTLDQLQAMASFVRATISLEFVSSLTPRDLASVALQLVTELGGAPNGPGPVHLNVGIEEPLLGQVVEDEQRQATVLQEGARRGDIALHRPLAPRLAALDPRVAKEIFRSGRSGWLLLGGVSDSTHATIAAAEAVTDQLGWTLAVDARTPLARRDTTVIHLDLLTRGSTPTPEVVVVIGDFPLARSTMSALRRVVEAGGDVVTLGDRFVVRDPGRFVTAGYVADVESTLQSVLTESLAPMERSLVVSERVQLLALDQSIDRSVQNFAQDHPATEIALARALYGLLGGDEALFSSASMPIRYLDQFRGYHSDPPLVAMNRGANGIDGVLSSYLGFAHARPQRLTALLVGDLATLYDVSALIHLPLPSRGLIVVLDNQGGLIFDQVPPAANIAADVQTEFFVTPPRVRPASVLEGMGFEVTRIADAVALAALVQRARNGEFLVAVLEGTRAASHEALGSLYAQIDHQLAKEQRNP